gtgctggatatcccttcactggtagcctggtaacatacactcccaggtctttctctgcctctgtggtggatagtggagtgtttcccatgtggtattggtgtgctggatatcccttcactggtagcctggtaacatacactcccaggtctttctctgcctctgtggtggatagtggagtgtttcccatgtggtattggtgtgctggatatcccttcactggtagcctggtaacatacactcccaggtctttctctgcctctgtggtggatagtggagtgtttcccctgtggtattggtgtgctggatatccctccactggtagcctggtaacatacactcccatgtctttctctgcctctgtggtggatagtggtgtttcccgtgtggtattggtgtgctggatatcccttcactggtagcctggtaacatacactcccaggtctttctctgcctctgtggtggatagtggagtgtttccacgGTTGtagtggtgtgctggatatcccttcactctacgactggtaacatacactcccaggtctttctctgcctctgtggtggatagtggagtgtttcccatgtggtattggtgtgctggatatcccttcactggtagcctggtaacatacactcccaggtctttctctgcctctgtggtggatagtggagtgtttcccatgtggtattggtgtgctggatatcccttcactggtagcctggtaacatacactcccaggtctttctctgcctctgtggtggatagtggagtgtttcccatgtggtattggtgtgctggatatcccttcactggtagcctggtaacatacactcccaggtctttctctgcctctgtggtggatagtggagtgtttcccatgtggtattggtgtgctggatatcccttcactggtagcctggtaacatacactcccaggtctttctctgcctctgtggtggatagtggagtgtttcccatgtggtattggtgtgctggatatcccttcactggtagcctggtaacatacactcccaggtctttctctgcctctgtggtggatagtggagtgtttcccctgtggtattggtgtgctggatatccctccactggtagcctggtaacatacactcccaggtctttctctgcctctgtggtggatagtggagtgtttcccatgtggtattggtgtgctggatatcccctcccaaggtgcaggactttacatttttcttcattgaattgtatcagccactttttgttccgttcctgtagctcagtgatgtcttcttgtaggaaatccgcagtcaagtggTTAAAGCGCCCTCATGCTGAGTTTGACAGATGTATCACAGAACTTTTGGCCCATGGATCACCTGGTTAAGATCGCTTTTTCCCTGCTTGGTTAATCACACAATGCATCAAGAATTCTACCACTAAAAGCAATGTATAACTGGTTTGGATTCCCCTTTTGCACTAAACACCTGGTATGTTTCAT
This genomic window from Eriocheir sinensis breed Jianghai 21 chromosome 23, ASM2467909v1, whole genome shotgun sequence contains:
- the LOC127002395 gene encoding uncharacterized protein LOC127002395 isoform X1, whose amino-acid sequence is MWYWCAGYPFTGSLVTYTPRSFSASVVDSGVFPMWYWCAGYPFTGSLVTYTPRSFSASVVDSGVFPMWYWCAGYPFTGSLVTYTPRSFSASVVDSGVFPMWYWCAGYPFTGSLVTYTPRSFSASVVDSGVFPMWYWCAGYPFTGSLVTYTPRSFSASVVDSGVFPMWYWCAGYPFTGSLVTYTPRSFSASVVDSGVFPMWYWCAGYPFTGSLVTYTPRSFSASVVDSGVFPMWYWCAGYPFTGSLVTYTPRSFSASVVDSGVFPMWYWCAGYPFTGSLVTYTPRSFSASVVDSGVFPMWYWCAGYPLPRCRTLHFSSLNCISHFLFRSCSSVMSSCRKSAVKWLKRPHAEFDRCITELLAHGSPG
- the LOC127002395 gene encoding uncharacterized protein LOC127002395 isoform X3 → MWYWCAGYPFTGSLVTYTPRSFSASVVDSGVFPMWYWCAGYPFTGSLVTYTPRSFSASVVDSGVFPMWYWCAGYPFTGSLVTYTPRSFSASVVDSGVFPMWYWCAGYPFTGSLVTYTPRSFSASVVDSGVFPMWYWCAGYPFTGSLVTYTPRSFSASVVDSGVFPMWYWCAGYPFTGSLVTYTPRSFSASVVDSGVFPMWYWCAGYPFTGSLVTYTPRSFSASVVDSGVFPMWYWCAGYPFTGSLVTYTPRSFSASVVDSGVFPMWYWCAGYPLPRCRTLHFSSLNCISHFLFRSCSSVMSSCRKSAVKWLKRPHAEFDRCITELLAHGSPG